From a single Oceanobacillus kimchii X50 genomic region:
- the opp4C gene encoding oligopeptide ABC transporter permease — protein MQSMPQEPVPNIPEEGILSKNQKSKSPFQIGLSRFFKNKLAVISLIILLLIILICIFAPLFTDLDPEKTNLLKIEQGPSEEHILGTNGVGQDNFSRLLYGGRISLVVGFSAMFFTLVIGVVLGSLAGYYGGKVDSVIMRGADIMLMLPFLVLVLTIMAVIDNVTIGLFVTTIALTSWPSLTRIIRGSYLSLREQEFVLSAHAIGANDFRIIFKHFIPNAIGPIVVNATLMMASYIIIESGLSFIGFGIPQPTPTWGNMISEAQNIRILRNHPEAWIPPGLAIFITVLTINFIGDGLRDAFDPKSNQR, from the coding sequence ATGCAATCCATGCCGCAAGAACCAGTGCCTAATATTCCTGAAGAAGGTATATTATCCAAAAACCAAAAAAGTAAAAGTCCTTTTCAAATAGGATTAAGTAGATTTTTTAAAAACAAACTCGCTGTAATTAGTCTAATTATATTACTATTAATTATTTTAATCTGTATATTTGCTCCATTATTTACGGATCTTGATCCGGAAAAAACGAATCTTTTAAAAATCGAGCAAGGTCCGAGTGAAGAACATATTTTAGGAACGAATGGAGTTGGACAAGATAATTTTTCTCGTCTGTTATACGGAGGACGAATCTCTTTAGTCGTTGGGTTTAGTGCAATGTTCTTTACATTAGTAATTGGTGTTGTATTAGGTTCGCTAGCTGGTTACTATGGTGGTAAAGTCGATAGTGTTATTATGCGTGGAGCAGATATTATGTTAATGTTGCCATTTCTAGTATTAGTACTTACGATAATGGCGGTAATTGATAATGTAACAATTGGTTTATTTGTTACAACAATTGCTTTAACGTCATGGCCAAGTTTAACAAGGATTATTCGGGGGTCATATTTATCTTTACGTGAACAAGAATTTGTATTGAGTGCACATGCTATTGGAGCAAATGATTTTCGAATCATTTTTAAACATTTTATTCCGAATGCAATAGGACCAATTGTCGTAAATGCCACGCTTATGATGGCATCTTACATTATCATAGAATCCGGACTAAGTTTTATAGGGTTTGGAATCCCGCAACCAACACCAACCTGGGGGAATATGATATCCGAAGCGCAAAATATTAGGATTTTACGTAACCATCCGGAAGCTTGGATACCACCAGGACTTGCGATTTTTATTACCGTACTAACTATTAATTTTATTGGAGACGGTTTAAGAGATGCTTTTGATCCAAAAAGTAATCAACGTTAA
- a CDS encoding ABC transporter permease — translation MTKYIIRRVLVFFPMLLALTIIVFTLAQLAPGDALTGQQLADPRVDPEVYEKQREALGLNDPIPVRYGRWISGVAQGDFGNSLVFNGRSVMELIQDRIMNTVYLGVFALLITLVVSIPIGIYSARKPYSLVDYAATGFGFLGLAIPNFFFGLMAIYFLSINLGWFPAQGTLSSPGASGFSGFVDRIHHMILPGITLGLAGTATYMRYMRSEVLGVLGSDYIRTARAKGMSERNVLYKHTLRNALLPIVTLMGFEIGILLGGAVITEQVFQYPGLGTLFLSSVTNRDYPVVMAIAMILGVLVLVGNLVADILYSVIDPRIRYD, via the coding sequence ATGACGAAATATATTATACGAAGAGTATTAGTATTTTTCCCGATGCTTTTAGCTCTAACTATTATTGTTTTTACGCTTGCTCAATTAGCTCCTGGAGACGCACTGACTGGACAGCAACTTGCAGATCCAAGAGTAGATCCTGAAGTGTACGAAAAGCAGAGAGAAGCACTCGGCTTAAATGACCCTATACCGGTTCGTTATGGTAGATGGATATCAGGTGTAGCTCAGGGAGATTTTGGTAACTCACTTGTGTTTAACGGTCGTTCTGTAATGGAATTAATTCAGGATAGGATAATGAATACAGTATACTTAGGTGTGTTTGCATTATTAATTACATTAGTTGTATCTATACCGATAGGCATTTATTCTGCTAGAAAACCATATTCATTGGTAGATTATGCTGCTACAGGGTTTGGATTTTTAGGACTAGCCATACCGAACTTCTTTTTTGGTTTAATGGCAATCTACTTTTTATCTATTAACTTAGGATGGTTCCCTGCTCAAGGGACACTATCATCTCCAGGAGCATCAGGATTCAGTGGTTTCGTTGATCGAATTCATCATATGATTCTTCCGGGAATAACACTAGGATTAGCTGGTACAGCAACATACATGAGATATATGCGATCTGAGGTACTGGGCGTTTTAGGTAGTGATTATATTCGCACTGCACGAGCAAAAGGAATGTCAGAGAGAAATGTTCTTTATAAACATACCCTACGAAATGCATTATTACCGATTGTGACTTTAATGGGATTTGAAATTGGAATTTTGCTTGGTGGTGCAGTAATTACGGAACAAGTCTTTCAATACCCAGGACTAGGAACTCTATTTCTTAGCTCTGTTACCAATCGTGATTATCCGGTTGTAATGGCAATTGCAATGATTTTGGGTGTTCTCGTCTTAGTTGGAAATTTAGTTGCTGATATCTTGTATAGTGTTATTGATCCTAGAATTCGTTATGATTGA
- a CDS encoding peptide-binding protein gives MGKWKRILMLAVLFLFVSIFAVACSGNDEGEGDTEEPASAEEDTDDGGEEATGEPQSGGTITGAMDTAPAGVFNPIFYEEAYEANILDFTHEGLLSQDKELVFGPNLAKDWEINDDNTEITLNLEEGVKWHDGEEFTADDVVFTYKSIASPGYIEAGGVRTEYVEKLVGYEAFNSGETDEFEGVVAEDDYTVTFKFEEPNVTILKDVAFSIIPEHIFADVPIEEMPSHPATLNAGEVIGTGPFKFTEMLEREQYILEKHADYWEGEPYLDQIVWRIVDQSVMLGLLENGEIDFISDPNGVPAADFEDVDGMEHVEVIEQTDFGYQLMGFKMNHRTDADVESGTIDPANWKVNEDVGEKLVRQAMAYAIDRQAIVDNLLHGHGSVINAPIAQQFWAYDEEATTAYEYNPEKAAELLDEAGYVDTNDDGFRETPDGEEWIVNINYPTGNALREQSAPILAQFLEEAGIKIDLRQPKEMTAYVEELTNDNTDWDIYLLGWSLGSGDPDPSGLWRSVDPYNYGRWNNEESDQLIADALTPPDAFEQSFREEKYSEWQGLFSDELPALLLYAQNKIYGHNKRLNGIDPMPYGFINDPHLWWVSE, from the coding sequence ATGGGAAAATGGAAAAGAATACTGATGCTTGCTGTACTATTTCTATTTGTTTCTATATTTGCAGTAGCTTGCTCAGGTAATGATGAAGGTGAAGGTGATACTGAGGAACCTGCTTCTGCAGAAGAAGATACTGATGATGGAGGAGAAGAGGCTACTGGTGAACCGCAATCAGGCGGAACAATTACAGGTGCAATGGATACTGCACCAGCTGGGGTTTTTAATCCGATCTTCTATGAAGAAGCATATGAGGCAAATATCTTGGACTTTACGCATGAAGGTTTATTGAGTCAAGATAAAGAATTAGTGTTTGGACCTAACTTAGCTAAAGATTGGGAAATTAATGATGATAACACAGAAATCACGCTAAACTTAGAAGAAGGCGTTAAGTGGCATGATGGTGAAGAATTCACAGCAGATGATGTTGTCTTTACGTACAAATCGATTGCATCTCCTGGATATATCGAAGCAGGTGGTGTACGTACTGAATATGTAGAGAAACTAGTAGGCTATGAAGCATTTAATAGTGGAGAGACAGATGAATTTGAGGGTGTTGTTGCAGAAGATGATTACACGGTTACCTTTAAATTCGAAGAACCAAATGTAACTATTTTGAAGGATGTAGCATTTTCAATTATACCAGAACATATTTTTGCAGATGTACCAATTGAGGAAATGCCTTCTCATCCAGCCACTTTAAATGCTGGTGAAGTAATCGGAACTGGTCCATTTAAATTTACTGAAATGCTTGAACGAGAACAATATATCCTAGAAAAGCATGCCGATTATTGGGAGGGTGAACCATACCTAGATCAAATTGTATGGAGAATCGTAGATCAGTCGGTTATGCTTGGACTTTTAGAGAATGGAGAAATTGATTTTATCTCTGATCCAAATGGTGTTCCTGCAGCTGATTTTGAAGATGTAGATGGGATGGAACATGTAGAAGTTATTGAACAGACTGATTTTGGTTATCAATTAATGGGCTTTAAAATGAATCATAGAACAGACGCAGATGTTGAAAGTGGAACGATCGATCCAGCTAATTGGAAAGTAAATGAAGATGTGGGAGAAAAACTTGTTCGTCAAGCAATGGCATATGCAATTGATCGTCAAGCTATTGTTGATAATTTACTGCATGGGCATGGATCTGTTATTAACGCCCCAATTGCACAACAATTTTGGGCATATGATGAGGAGGCAACTACAGCATATGAATATAATCCAGAAAAAGCAGCAGAATTGCTTGATGAAGCTGGATACGTTGATACCAATGATGATGGATTCCGAGAGACTCCGGATGGAGAAGAATGGATTGTTAACATTAATTATCCGACCGGAAATGCGCTTCGTGAACAATCCGCTCCAATATTAGCGCAATTCTTAGAGGAGGCTGGAATTAAAATCGATCTACGTCAACCGAAGGAAATGACTGCATATGTAGAAGAATTAACGAATGATAATACGGATTGGGATATATATTTACTAGGTTGGAGTTTAGGAAGTGGGGACCCAGATCCATCTGGATTATGGAGAAGTGTAGACCCTTATAACTATGGTCGTTGGAATAATGAAGAATCGGATCAATTGATTGCTGATGCATTAACACCACCTGATGCTTTTGAACAAAGCTTTCGTGAGGAAAAGTACAGTGAATGGCAAGGTTTATTTTCAGATGAACTTCCAGCGCTATTACTTTACGCGCAAAATAAAATTTACGGCCATAATAAACGCCTAAATGGAATAGATCCAATGCCATATGGATTTATAAATGATCCACACCTATGGTGGGTTTCTGAGTAA